A stretch of Ipomoea triloba cultivar NCNSP0323 chromosome 11, ASM357664v1 DNA encodes these proteins:
- the LOC115997167 gene encoding fasciclin-like arabinogalactan protein 7 has protein sequence MDCARAVVMLVSLLICYSSVGVVVNAQGIAKPPSLPPAPAPAPEHVNLTDLLTVAGPFHTFLNYLESTKVIETFQNQANDTEEGITLFVPKDQAFSKLKKVSLSNLTAGQLKSLCLFHALPHYYTLADFRNLSQFSPINTFAGGQLYGLNFTDVSGTVHLNSGWTSTKISSAVRATFPVAVYQVDGVLLPEAIFGTDIPPTPAPAPAPDIAPVADAPAGDKGASGDSSASPASSPPSSSHKITSLGLLNHLVLAIVGGSALLFL, from the coding sequence ATGGATTGTGCCAGGGCTGTCGTGATGCTGGTTAGTCTGCTGATATGTTATTCTTCAGTCGGGGTCGTTGTTAATGCACAGGGCATTGCCAAACCACCGAGCCTACCTCCAGCGCCTGCACCCGCCCCCGAACATGTGAACCTCACGGACTTACTCACGGTTGCTGGCCCATTCCACACCTTCCTTAACTACCTCGAATCGACCAAAGTCATAGAAACTTTCCAAAACCAAGCCAACGATACAGAGGAAGGAATCACGCTCTTTGTGCCCAAAGACCAAGCGTTCTCGAAGCTGAAGAAGGTCTCGCTCTCCAACCTCACTGCTGGCCAGCTCAAGTCGCTCTGCCTTTTCCACGCGCTGCCACATTACTACACCCTCGCAGACTTCAGAAACCTCAGCCAATTCAGCCCTATAAATACCTTTGCTGGTGGACAACTTTACGGTTTGAACTTCACAGACGTCTCCGGGACTGTGCACCTAAACTCCGGGTGGACTAGTACCAAAATCAGCAGTGCAGTGCGGGCAACTTTCCCTGTTGCTGTTTATCAGGTAGACGGGGTTCTCCTTCCCGAAGCCATCTTTGGGACCGACATTCCCCCGACCCCTGCACCTGCACCAGCACCAGATATCGCCCCCGTTGCAGATGCCCCGGCTGGGGACAAAGGCGCCAGTGGCGACTCGTCTGCATCTCCAGCTTCATCACCTCCATCCTCTTCTCACAAGATAACAAGCTTGGGTCTTCTCAACCATTTGGTGTTGGCCATTGTGGGTGGATCTGCCCTTCTCTTCTTATAA
- the LOC115995581 gene encoding exopolygalacturonase clone GBGA483-like isoform X2 produces MGSKVIQAALIFFSVSYLGATVQGIEVDVKKSGAKADGKSDDTAAFKKAWDEVCKATEPSTLTVPEGKYMVGQIGFLGPCKSAITFNAEGAEFIAPTDLSQFKTRSGWILFSMIKDLTVSGGTMNGQGSAAWKINNCNKSFDGNCRNLPINLNLGTLTNSVVKGITSVDSKFFHMNVIQCKNLTLSKITITAPGDSANTDGIHIGRSNGVTVNGADIKTGDDCISFGDGSQQVTVENVKCGPGHGISIGSLGKYPNEQPVMGVTVKHCTLSNTLNGVRIKTWPASPNGVATGMHFEDVTMDNVSNPILIDQEYCPWNQCKTGVPSKIKISDVSFKDIKGTSATKVAVKLLCSPGVPCDKVELSGVNLEYKGTNGSAISECDNVKPTLSGKNSPAICDAAKAA; encoded by the exons atGGGTTCCAAGGTGATTCAAGCTGCATTGATTTTTTTCTCTGTGTCATATCTTGGAGCAACCGTACAAGGCATTGAGGTTGACGTTAAAAAATCCGGTGCAAAAGCCGATGGGAAGTCCGATGATACTGCG GCTTTTAAAAAAGCTTGGGATGAGGTATGCAAAGCCACGGAGCCAAGCACGCTCACGGTTCCGGAAGGCAAATATATGGTGGGTCAAATTGGGTTTCTAGGTCCTTGTAAGAGTGCCATAACATTTAATGCGGAAGGGGCCGAGTTTATTGCGCCAACTGACCTGAGTCAGTTTAAAACACGAAGTGGATGGATTTTGTTCAGCATGATTAAAGACTTGACGGTCTCTGGTGGCACTATGAATGGCCAAGGTTCTGCTGCCTGGAAGATAAACAACTGTAACAAGAGTTTCGATGGAAATTGTAGAAATCTCCCCATC aaCTTGAACCTGGGTACATTGACAAACTCGGTGGTGAAAGGAATAACGTCTGTGGACAGCAAGTTTTTCCATATGAATGTGATACAGTGCAAGAACCTAACGCTGAGTAAAATCACCATCACGGCGCCGGGGGACAGCGCCAACACCGACGGAATCCACATTGGGCGTTCCAACGGGGTTACTGTCAACGGCGCTGACATAAAGACCGGCGATGACTGTATCTCATTTGGGGACGGTAGCCAGCAGGTGACCGTTGAGAATGTGAAATGCGGGCCTGGCCATGGAATCAGTATCGGAAGTTTAGGAAAATACCCTAACGAACAACCGGTGATGGGAGTAACCGTCAAACATTGCACACTTTCCAATACTTTGAACGGAGTTAGGATCAAGACGTGGCCGGCGTCTCCAAACGGCGTCGCCACCGGCATGCACTTCGAAGATGTGACGATGGACAACGTCAGCAACCCAATCTTGATCGATCAGGAATATTGCCCCTGGAATCAATGCAAGACCGGTGTCCCGTCCAAAATAAAGATCAGCGACGTTAGCTTCAAGGACATAAAGGGGACGTCGGCGACAAAGGTGGCGGTGAAATTACTATGTAGCCCTGGAGTACCGTGCGACAAAGTGGAGCTAAGCGGGGTGAACTTGGAATATAAAGGAACTAACGGCAGTGCCATATCGGAATGTGACAACGTGAAGCCAACACTGTCGGGCAAAAACAGCCCTGCAATTTGTGATGCTGCTAAAGCTGCTTAG
- the LOC115997476 gene encoding thymidine kinase-like, translating into MSGAFKHRVSVPDPAQRAGMNPQQLLSGGEVHVIIGPMFAGKTTALLRRVKYESNLGREVVMIKSSKDTRYAVDAVVTHDGTKFPCWALPDLSSFKQALGIEAYEKVDVIGIDEAQFFGDLYDFCCGAADTDGKTVIVAGLDGDYLRRSFGSVLDIIPIADTVTKLTARCELCGRKAFFTYRKTEETETELIGGCDMYMPVCREHYVNGNSAMEATKKVLESCKMQGELIAEAASSVAQ; encoded by the exons ATGTCTGGCGCGTTCAAGCATCGGGTTTCTGTACCCGACCCGGCGCAGAGAGCGGGCATGAATCCTCAGCAGCTGCTCTCAGGTGGAGAAGTGCACGTGATCATTGGCCCCATGTTCGCCGGCAAGACTACCGCCCTTCTCCGCCGTGTCAAATATGAGTCCAACCTCGGCAG AGAAGTTGTGATGATAAAGTCGAGCAAGGACACGAGGTATGCAGTTGATGCGGTTGTCACACACGACGGCACTAAATTCCCCTGCTGGGCATTGCCAGATCTCTCTTCATTCAAGCAAGCTTTAGGGATCGAAGCTTATGAAAAG GTGGATGTGATTGGCATTGATGAAGCCCAGTTCTTTGGTGATCTTTATGATTTCTGCTGTGGGGCTGCTGACACAGATGGGAAGACTGTGATTGTTGCTGGCCTAGATGGTGACTATTTAAGGAGGAGTTTTGGGTCAGTTCTTGACATAATTCCAATTGCTGACACTGTTACAAAGTTGACTGCCAGATGTGAACTGTGTGGCAGAAAGGCATTTTTCACCTATAGGAAGACTGAAGAGACAGAGACAGAGCTAATTGGTGGTTGTGATATGTATATGCCTGTTTGTAGAGAGCATTATGTCAATGGGAATTCTGCCATGGAAGCCACAAAGAAGGTCCTAGAGTCTTGCAAGATGCAGGGTGAGCTTATTGCAGAGGCAGCTTCATCAGTTGCTCAATGA
- the LOC115996375 gene encoding BTB/POZ domain-containing protein At2g04740: MSDLDDIDLQPEDFESSVPLKKVPYGDVFEASRAGDVDRLRYLLESGVNVNARDRWDSVALYYACLAGHLDAARMLLECGAICSEHTFDGDRCHYAALNLKVRKLLKAFEARPPPLAPLQAALRDTFLGCSANAYGYTAEQNSDAPYSLVPGNSANGATSTSHFPPDVVFYVQGRPVEAHRVILSARSPFFKKKFQMEWKDRKEIRFSREKLSYPALYSLIHFFYSDRLEIAVDDMEDLVRICKVCKCESLQILLEKELIHQRYAEYKALRDIDNSQKRFILQGLSLPDQDRLSTALHHMLQISLANSKREWNLESDVDGLVSIVGSAQMIDFENDLADVCVKVEEKIFRCHQVILAARSEYFKARLSRMKDFLEGSNGLPDNTFLCLEEHDLSMGAFEKMIEYMYTDGLKDIDPDQAEELFDAASRYLLFPLKRAVADALLPHLEMVPPAELCHWLILSDMYGVLKIREYCLDAMACNFEMFAETLEFRAMLLTLPPPSGDSTLRTTAPSAPGAEMNTAEGNLLDDLREKWLEAEAAELDERDESALLFDKRLEMLMHLAEQERSGVLDDTS, encoded by the exons ATGTCGGACTTGGACGACATTGATCTACAACCGGAAGACTTCGAGTCTTCAGTTCCGTTGAAGAAAGTCCCATACGGCGACGTTTTTGAGGCTTCTAGGGCCGGCGATGTCGATCGCCTCCGCTACCTGCTCGAGTCCGGCGTCAATGTTAACGCCAGAGACCGCTGGGACTCCGTCGCGCTCTATTACGCATGTCTCGCAGGTCACCTCGACGCCGCCCGGATGCTCCTTGAATGCGGCGCCATTTGCTCCGAGCACACCTTTGACGGCGACCGTTGCCACTACGCCGCCCTCAATCTCAAGGTCCGCAAGCTCCTCAAGGCCTTTGAGGCTCGCCCTCCCCCTCTCGCTCCCTTGCAGGCCGCTCTTAGGGATACCTTCTTAGGATGCTCCGCCAATGCTTATGGCTACACTGCTGAACAAAACTCCGATGCTCCTTACTCCTTGGTTCCAG GTAATTCAGCTAATGGAGCTACCAGCACTAGCCACTTTCCACCAGATGTTGTGTTTTATGTGCAGGGGAGGCCTGTCGAAGCTCATAGAGTCATTTTGAGTGCAAGGTCAccttttttcaagaaaaaattcCAAATGGAGTGGAAGGATCGCAAAGAAATCCGATTCTCAAGGGAAAAGCTATCATATCCTGCTCTTTACAGCCTCATCCACTTCTTTTATTCTGATAGACTTGAGATAGCAGTAGACGACATGGAAGATCTTGTCAGAATTTGCAAAGTTTGCAAATGCGAGTCATTGCAAATTCTTCTTGAGAAAGAGCTGATTCATCAAAGATACGCTGAGTATAAAGCTCTCAGAGATATAGATAACTCCCAAAAACGATTTATTTTGCAGGGACTTTCACTTCCAGATCAAGACCGTCTTTCTACTGCATTACATCATATGCTTCAAATTTCTCTTGCCAATTCTAAGAGAGAATGGAATCTTGAGAGTGATGTTGATGGTCTTGTATCCATTGTTGGTTCAGCGCAGATGATTGATTTTGAGAATGATCTTGCTGATGTTTGTGTGAAAGTTGAGGAGAAGATTTTTCGCTGCCATCAGGTGATCTTAGCTGCAAGATCTGAATACTTTAAGGCAAGATTATCTCGCATGAAGGATTTTCTTGAAGGAAGTAATGGCTTACCTGATAATACATTTTTATGCCTTGAGGAGCATGACCTAAGTATGGGAGCTTTTGAGAAAATGATAGAGTATAT GTATACTGATGGCTTGAAGGACATAGACCCAGATCAG GCTGAAGAATTGTTTGATGCTGCATCAAGGTACCTGTTATTTCCGCTTAAGCGTGCAGTAGCAGATGCTTTGCTGCCACATCTAGAAATGGTGCCTCCTGCTGAGTTGTGCCATTGGCTGATATTGTCAGACAT GTACGGTGTTCTGAAGATCCGGGAGTATTGTCTTGATGCAATGGCTTGTAACTTTGAAATGTTTGCTGAAACTCTGGAGTTCAGGGCAATGCTGTTGACGCTACCACCACCATCAGGGGATTCCACACTTCGCACAACTGCTCCAAGTGCCCCGGGCGCTGAGATGAACACAGCTGAAGGGAACCTTCTGGATGATTTGCGAGAGAAATGGCTCGAAGCTGAAGCTGCTGAACTCGACGAAAGAGATGAAAGTGCATTGCTTTTCGATAAGCGCCTTGAGATGCTTATGCATTTGGCAGAACAAGAGAGATCTGGTGTCTTAGATGATACTTCTTGA
- the LOC115995581 gene encoding exopolygalacturonase clone GBGA483-like isoform X1 — protein MGSKVIQAAFIFSYVAYLVATVQGVEVNVKTSGAKADGKSDDTAAFKKAWDEVCKATEPSTLTVPEGKYMVGQIGFLGPCKSAITFNAEGAEFIAPTDLSQFKTRSGWILFSMIKDLTVSGGTMNGQGSAAWKINNCNKSFDGNCRNLPINLNLGTLTNSVVKGITSVDSKFFHMNVIQCKNLTLSKITITAPGDSANTDGIHIGRSNGVTVNGADIKTGDDCISFGDGSQQVTVENVKCGPGHGISIGSLGKYPNEQPVMGVTVKHCTLSNTLNGVRIKTWPASPNGVATGMHFEDVTMDNVSNPILIDQEYCPWNQCKTGVPSKIKISDVSFKDIKGTSATKVAVKLLCSPGVPCDKVELSGVNLEYKGTNGSAISECDNVKPTLSGKNSPAICDAAKAA, from the exons ATGGGTTCCAAGGTGATTCAAGctgcatttattttttcttatgtGGCATATCTTGTAGCAACAGTACAAGGTGTTGAGGTTAACGTTAAAACATCCGGGGCAAAAGCTGATGGGAAATCTGATGATACTGCG GCTTTTAAAAAAGCTTGGGATGAGGTATGCAAAGCCACGGAGCCAAGCACGCTCACGGTTCCGGAAGGCAAATATATGGTGGGTCAAATTGGGTTTCTAGGTCCTTGTAAGAGTGCCATAACATTTAATGCGGAAGGGGCCGAGTTTATTGCGCCAACTGACCTGAGTCAGTTTAAAACACGAAGTGGATGGATTTTGTTCAGCATGATTAAAGACTTGACGGTCTCTGGTGGCACTATGAATGGCCAAGGTTCTGCTGCCTGGAAGATAAACAACTGTAACAAGAGTTTCGATGGAAATTGTAGAAATCTCCCCATC aaCTTGAACCTGGGTACATTGACAAACTCGGTGGTGAAAGGAATAACGTCTGTGGACAGCAAGTTTTTCCATATGAATGTGATACAGTGCAAGAACCTAACGCTGAGTAAAATCACCATCACGGCGCCGGGGGACAGCGCCAACACCGACGGAATCCACATTGGGCGTTCCAACGGGGTTACTGTCAACGGCGCTGACATAAAGACCGGCGATGACTGTATCTCATTTGGGGACGGTAGCCAGCAGGTGACCGTTGAGAATGTGAAATGCGGGCCTGGCCATGGAATCAGTATCGGAAGTTTAGGAAAATACCCTAACGAACAACCGGTGATGGGAGTAACCGTCAAACATTGCACACTTTCCAATACTTTGAACGGAGTTAGGATCAAGACGTGGCCGGCGTCTCCAAACGGCGTCGCCACCGGCATGCACTTCGAAGATGTGACGATGGACAACGTCAGCAACCCAATCTTGATCGATCAGGAATATTGCCCCTGGAATCAATGCAAGACCGGTGTCCCGTCCAAAATAAAGATCAGCGACGTTAGCTTCAAGGACATAAAGGGGACGTCGGCGACAAAGGTGGCGGTGAAATTACTATGTAGCCCTGGAGTACCGTGCGACAAAGTGGAGCTAAGCGGGGTGAACTTGGAATATAAAGGAACTAACGGCAGTGCCATATCGGAATGTGACAACGTGAAGCCAACACTGTCGGGCAAAAACAGCCCTGCAATTTGTGATGCTGCTAAAGCTGCTTAG
- the LOC115996377 gene encoding fimbrin-5-like — protein sequence MSYEGVVVSDPWLQSQFTQVALRDLKSKFLAARNQSGKVTLEDLPAIMSQLKAFSNVFSNEEIKAILTESSSDLKEQYDFESFLRAFLNLQARAPTTSGNSKLKATTTFLKATTTLLRHTISGPEKASYVAHINSFLGTDKFLKDYLPLDPSTNALFDLAKDGVLLCKLINVVVPGTIDERTINTKKVLNPWERNENHTLCLNSAKAIGCTVVNIGTQDLVEGRPHLILGLISQMIKIQLLADINLRKTPQLLELAEDSKDVEELLSLSPERMLLRWMNFHLKKVGYNKKQVANFSSDLKDGEAYAHLLNALAPEHGTTNTLETKDPTERANLILEHADKLGCKRYLTAKDIVEGSANLNLAFVAQLFQHRNGLSLANSKFSFATMMNDDDQTSRQERCFRLWINSLGIATYVNNLFEDVRTGWVLLEVLDKVSCGSVNWKQATKPPIKMPFRKVENCNQVIDIGKELNFSLVNVEGNDIVQGNKKLILAFLWQLMRFSMLRLLKNLRSYSQGKEIIDTDILNWANRKVSSAGRKRQMESFKDKSLSDGMFFLELLSVVEPRVVNWTLVTKGRTDEDKKLNATYIISVARKIGCSIFLLPEDIIEVNQKMILTLTASIMCWSLEKKAKESESDKDKR from the exons atgtcttatGAGGGTGTTGTAGTTTCTGATCCATGGCTGCAGAGCCAATTTACTCAAGTCGCGCTGCGTGACCTCAAATCCAAG TTTCTTGCTGCAAGAAATCAATCAGGAAAGGTCACCCTGGAAGATCTGCCAGCAATTATGTCCCAATTAAAGGCATTCAGTAATGTGTTCAGTAATGAAGAAATTAAGGCTATATTGACTGAGTCATCCTCTGACTTGAAGGAGCAATATGATTTTGAATCCTTCCTTCGA GCATTTCTAAATCTACAGGCACGGGCTCCAACAACATCGggtaattcaaaattaaaagcCACCACCACTTTTCTGAAAGCTACCACAACACTACTTCGCCATACCATTAGTGGACCAGAAAAGGCCTCTTATGTGGCACACATCAATAGTTTTCTTGGAACTGATAAATTCTTGAAGGATTATCTTCCTTTAGATCCATCAACCAATGCGCTGTTTGATCTTGCAAAGGATGGTGTGCTTCTGTG TAAGCTCATTAATGTTGTTGTACCTGGCACAATAGATGAACGAACTATTAATACCAAGAAAGTTCTTAATCCATGGGAAAGAAATGAGAACCATACACTTTGCCTCAATTCTGCAAAGGCTATTGGTTGCACAGTGGTCAACATTGGTACACAGGATCTAGTTGAAGGAAGA CCACATCTCATCCTTGGATTGATTTCTCAAATGATCAAG ATACAACTCTTAGCTGATATCAACCTGAGGAAAACTCCACAACTTCTGGAATTGGCAGAGGATAGTAAG GACGTAGAAGAGCTCCTGAGCTTATCTCCAGAAAGAATGTTACTGAGATGGATGAATTTTCATCTGAAAAAAGTGGGCTACAACAAGAAGCAGGTTGCAAATTTTTCTTCTGATTTGAAG GATGGAGAGGCCTATGCTCACTTGCTTAATGCTCTTGCTCCGGAACATGGCACAACCAACACACTTGAAACAAAAGATCCTACTGAAAGAGCAAACTTGATTCTTGAACATGCAGACAAATTGGGTTGCAAAAGATATCTCACCGCAAAGGATATTGTTGAGGGATCAGCAAATTTAAATCTTGCATTTGTTGCTCAGTTATTCCAACACAG GAACGGATTGTCCCTTGCCAACTCAAAGTTTTCTTTTGCTACAATGATGAATGACGATGATCAAACTTCAAGGCAAGAAAGATGCTTCCGTTTGTGGATTAACAGCCTTGGAATAGCTACGTATGTCAATAACTTATTTGAGGATGTTCGAACTGG GTGGGTTCTCTTGGAAGTCCTTGACAAAGTTTCCTGTGGATCAGTTAATTGGAAGCAAGCTACAAAACCTCCAATCAAGATGCCTTTCCGAAAAGTTGAAAATTGCAACCAAGTTATTGATATTGGAAAGGAATTAAATTTCTCGCTTGTAAACGTCGAAGGAAATGATATCGTGCAAGGAAACAAGAAGCTCATATTAG CTTTTTTATGGCAGTTGATGAGGTTTAGTATGCTCCGACTTTTGAAAAACTTGAGATCATACTCTCAAGGAAAGGAGATAATAGATACTGACATACTAAACTGGGCAAACAGAAAAGTGAGTAGTGCAGGCAGAAAAAGGCAAATGGAAAGCTTCAAG GACAAAAGTCTTTCAGATGGAATGTTCTTTCTTGAACTTTTAAGTGTTGTGGAGCCAAGGGTTGTAAACTGGACCCTTGTAACCAAGGGGAGAACAG ACGAGGATAAGAAGCTAAATGCAACTTATATAATCAGCGTTGCTCGGAAGATTGGGTGCTCGATCTTTTTGTTGCCCGAGGACATAATAGAG GTGAACCAGAAAATGATTCTCACGCTGACGGCAAGCATAATGTGTTGGAGCTTAGAGAAGAAAGCAAAGGAGTCGGAGAGCGATAAAGATAAAAGGTAG
- the LOC115995581 gene encoding exopolygalacturonase clone GBGA483-like isoform X3: MGSKVIQAALIFFSVSYLGATVQGIEVDVKKSGAKADGKSDDTAAFKKAWDEVCKATEPSTLTVPEGKYTVGQLGFLGPCKSAITFNAEGAEFIAPTDPTQFKTRDGWILFSMVKDLTVSGGTFNGQGSAAWKINNCNKSFDGNCRNLPINLNLGTLTNSVVKGVTSVDSKFFHMNVIQCKNLTLSKITITAPGDSANTDGIHIGRSNGVTVNGADIKTGDDCISFGDGSQQVTVENVKCGPGHGISIGSLGKYPNEQPVMGVTVKHCTLSNTLNGVRIKTWPASPNGVATGMHFEDVTMENVSNPILIDQEYCPWNQCKTGVPSKIKISDVSFKDIKGTSATKVAVKLLCSPGVPCDKVELSGVNLEYKGTNGSAISECDNIKPTLSGKNSPPICDAAKA; encoded by the exons atGGGTTCCAAGGTGATTCAAGCTGCATTGATTTTTTTCTCTGTGTCATATCTTGGAGCAACCGTACAAGGCATTGAGGTTGACGTTAAAAAATCCGGTGCAAAAGCCGATGGGAAGTCCGATGATACTGCG gcttttaaaaaagCTTGGGATGAGGTATGCAAAGCGACGGAGCCAAGCACGCTCACGGTTCCGGAAGGCAAGTATACGGTGGGTCAGCTTGGGTTTCTAGGTCCTTGTAAGAGTGCCATAACATTTAATGCGGAAGGCGCCGAGTTTATTGCGCCAACTGACCCCACTCAGTTTAAAACACGAGATGGATGGATTTTGTTCAGCATGGTTAAAGACTTGACGGTCTCCGGTGGCACTTTCAACGGCCAGGGTTCCGCTGCCTGGAAAATAAACAATTGTAACAAGAGTTTCGATGGAAATTGTAGAAACCTCCCCATT aaCTTGAACCTAGGCACGTTGACAAACTCGGTGGTGAAAGGAGTAACGTCTGTGGACAGCAAGTTTTTCCATATGAATGTGATACAGTGCAAGAACCTAACGCTGAGTAAAATCACCATCACGGCGCCGGGGGACAGCGCAAACACCGACGGAATCCACATCGGGCGTTCCAACGGGGTTACTGTGAACGGCGCCGACATAAAGACCGGCGATGACTGTATCTCATTCGGGGACGGCAGCCAGCAGGTGACCGTTGAGAATGTGAAATGCGGCCCTGGCCATGGAATCAGTATCGGAAGTTTAGGAAAATACCCTAATGAACAACCTGTGATGGGAGTGACCGTCAAACATTGCACACTCTCTAATACTTTGAACGGAGTTAGGATCAAGACATGGCCGGCGTCTCCAAACGGCGTTGCCACCGGCATGCACTTCGAAGATGTGACGATGGAAAACGTCAGCAACCCAATCTTGATCGATCAGGAATACTGCCCCTGGAATCAATGCAAGACCGGTGTCCCGTCCAAAATAAAGATCAGTGACGTTAGCTTCAAGGACATAAAGGGGACGTCGGCGACAAAGGTGGCAGTGAAATTACTATGCAGCCCCGGAGTACCGTGCGACAAAGTAGAGCTAAGCGGGGTAAACTTGGAATATAAAGGAACCAACGGCAGCGCCATATCTGAATGTGACAACATTAAACCAACACTCTCCGGCAAAAACAGCCCTCCAATTTGTGATGCCGCTAAAGCTTAA
- the LOC115995583 gene encoding N-acetyltransferase 9-like protein, translating into MKASVEGEKVVLVPYMREHVPKYHEWMQEPSLLQATGSEPLTLDQEYDMQLSWTQDPLKQTFIVLDKELIVGDFFHGDAHVEAMVGDVNIYMNDLDDSQTAEIEIMIAEHKSRGKGLGNETVLLMMAFAVEKFGIHTFRAKIGESNKASLSLFQKLGFVQTSYSQIFSEVTLELPITRAKGEELHQLISNTVTHSS; encoded by the exons ATGAAGGCGAGTGTAGAAGGGGAGAAGGTGGTGCTGGTACCGTACATGAGAGAGCACGTTCCGAAGTACCATGAATGGATGCAGGAGCCTTCTCTCCTCCAAGCCACTGGTTCTGAGCCGCTAACCCTAGACCAGGAATATGATATGCAGCTCTCTTGGACACAAGATCCCTTGA AGCAGACTTTCATAGTGTTGGATAAGGAGCTGATTGTTGGAGACTTCTTCCATGGGGACGCGCATGTTGAAG CCATGGTTGGTGATGTGAATATATACATGAATGACTTGGATGATTCCCAGACTGCTGAGATTGAAATAATGATAGCAGAACACAAAAG TCGCGGCAAAGGGCTTGGTAATGAGACCGTTCTTTTGATGATGGCATTTGCTGTGGAGAAATTTGGGATCCATACCTTCCGTGCTAAAATCGGAGAGTCAAATAAAGCTTCTCTCAGCCTATTCCAAAAATTG ggATTTGTGCAAACTTCTTACAGTCAAATCTTCAGTGAG GTAACACTGGAGTTACCAATAACCCGGGCAAAAGGCGAGGAGCTGCATCAACTGATTAGCAACACGGTTACACATTCGTCATAA